One Capsicum annuum cultivar UCD-10X-F1 chromosome 2, UCD10Xv1.1, whole genome shotgun sequence genomic window carries:
- the LOC107859842 gene encoding putative F-box protein At5g60060 isoform X1, producing MEQQQTKSSENFNITWSDLPKELAERIGECLDTHIDVLRFRSVCAPWRSSIPPFKTTPFEIPFPLDLPDPSKGKPGYHLVESVVYMLQPVDVASIDSPCKGWLVKFIETADGKVRVLNPLTGRLIRDLPDHMPKVLNLLDFRVSQVCKSYHVQYYNPSRTLLGDYDVGYVRKILLLNNRNAGSEGNSFSLMAIDRYGLLRYLKSGDEKWTRLKNASSYIDDIVVYEGNFYAVDRYGETVKFDSSFNEMMVASRLSGGDRRKTRLVESGGQLFLVDSSSDYCKSTELEMKMYRLDEGKNEWIEVNTLGDRIFFAVNDCCFSVSSRDFGDQYCRGNCIYYVNGAVYYDDEDSDDDMSCGCCCGFSDNESVAVYFEGYEEFNYTSSKISNDSGSKSVGVREEKVVNIYEGVLDNNTGVCTIKDGKLGSLLSSLDYAEILWPPPSWLNGVDQLPSPAHEIAGTNKDEVAS from the exons ATGGAACAGCAGCAAACTAAGAGCAGTGAAAATTTCAACATTACCTGGTCCGATCTTCCGAAAGAGCTCGCCGAGAGGATCGGCGAGTGCCTCGATACTCACATTGACGTCCTTCGCTTTCGATCAGTTTGTGCACCATGGCGGTCTTCAATTCCGCCTTTCAAAACCACGCCCTTTGAAATTCCCTTTCCCTTAGACCTGCCTGACCCTTCTAAAGGGAAGCCTGGTTATCATCTCGTGGAGAGTGTTGTTTATATGCTTCAGCCAGTTGATGTCGCTTCGATTGATTCTCCTTGTAAAGGATGGTTGGTGAAGTTTATAGAAACAGCTGATGGAAAAGTGAGGGTTTTGAATCCACTGACTGGTAGGCTTATCAGGGATTTACCTGATCATATGCCTAAGGTGTTGAATTTACTAGATTTTCGCGTTTCTCAGGTTTGCAAATCTTATCATGTCCAGTACTATAATCCTTCAAGGACCTTGTTAGGTGATTATGATGTAGGCTATGTTAGGAAGATTTTGCTTCTTAACAACCGTAATGCAGGGAGTGAGGGGAATAGTTTTTCGTTAATGGCGATTGATCGTTATGGTTTGTTACGTTATTTGAAGTCCGGGGATGAGAAGTGGACTAGGCTGAAAAATGCTAGTTCCTACATTGATGATATCGTTGTTTATGAGGGGAATTTTTATGCTGTTGATCGATATGGTGAGACTGTGAAATTTGATTCCTCGTTTAATGAGATGATGGTAGCTTCCAGATTATCCGGTGGTGATAGGAGGAAGACACGACTGGTGGAATCAGGAGGGCAGTTGTTTTTGGTTGATAGTAGTTCAGATTACTGTAAGAGTACCGAACTTGAAATGAAAATGTACCGATTGGATGAAGGAAAAAATGAGTGGATTGAAGTGAATACTTTGGGTGATCGAATTTTCTTTGCTGTTAACGACTGTTGCTTCTCTGTTTCGTCACGTGATTTTGGTGATCAGTACTGCAGAGGGAACTGCATTTACTATGTAAATGGAGCCGTGTATTATGACGATGAAGACAGTGATGATGACATGAGTTGTGGTTGTTGTTGCGGTTTTAGTGATAATGAAAGTGTTGCGGTTTATTTCGAAGGTTATGAGGAGTTTAACTACACTAGTAGCAAAATTAGTAATGACTCTGGTAGCAAATCAGTTGGTGTTAGAGAGGAAAAAGTGGTAAATATATATGAAGGAGTACTTGATAATAACACCGGTGTGTGTACCATAAAAGATGGTAAACTTGGATCGCTGTTATCATCCCTTGATTATGCAGAAATTTTATGGCCACCGCCATCTTGGCTTAATGGTGTGGATCAGCTTCCTTCACCTGCTCAT GAAATTGCAGGGACAAACAAGGATGAGGTAGCAAGCTAG
- the LOC107859842 gene encoding putative F-box protein At5g60060 isoform X2 has product MEQQQTKSSENFNITWSDLPKELAERIGECLDTHIDVLRFRSVCAPWRSSIPPFKTTPFEIPFPLDLPDPSKGKPGYHLVESVVYMLQPVDVASIDSPCKGWLVKFIETADGKVRVLNPLTGRLIRDLPDHMPKVLNLLDFRVSQVCKSYHVQYYNPSRTLLGDYDVGYVRKILLLNNRNAGSEGNSFSLMAIDRYGLLRYLKSGDEKWTRLKNASSYIDDIVVYEGNFYAVDRYGETVKFDSSFNEMMVASRLSGGDRRKTRLVESGGQLFLVDSSSDYCKSTELEMKMYRLDEGKNEWIEVNTLGDRIFFAVNDCCFSVSSRDFGDQYCRGNCIYYVNGAVYYDDEDSDDDMSCGCCCGFSDNESVAVYFEGYEEFNYTSSKISNDSGSKSVGVREEKVVNIYEGVLDNNTGVCTIKDGKLGSLLSSLDYAEILWPPPSWLNGVDQLPSPAHGQTRMR; this is encoded by the exons ATGGAACAGCAGCAAACTAAGAGCAGTGAAAATTTCAACATTACCTGGTCCGATCTTCCGAAAGAGCTCGCCGAGAGGATCGGCGAGTGCCTCGATACTCACATTGACGTCCTTCGCTTTCGATCAGTTTGTGCACCATGGCGGTCTTCAATTCCGCCTTTCAAAACCACGCCCTTTGAAATTCCCTTTCCCTTAGACCTGCCTGACCCTTCTAAAGGGAAGCCTGGTTATCATCTCGTGGAGAGTGTTGTTTATATGCTTCAGCCAGTTGATGTCGCTTCGATTGATTCTCCTTGTAAAGGATGGTTGGTGAAGTTTATAGAAACAGCTGATGGAAAAGTGAGGGTTTTGAATCCACTGACTGGTAGGCTTATCAGGGATTTACCTGATCATATGCCTAAGGTGTTGAATTTACTAGATTTTCGCGTTTCTCAGGTTTGCAAATCTTATCATGTCCAGTACTATAATCCTTCAAGGACCTTGTTAGGTGATTATGATGTAGGCTATGTTAGGAAGATTTTGCTTCTTAACAACCGTAATGCAGGGAGTGAGGGGAATAGTTTTTCGTTAATGGCGATTGATCGTTATGGTTTGTTACGTTATTTGAAGTCCGGGGATGAGAAGTGGACTAGGCTGAAAAATGCTAGTTCCTACATTGATGATATCGTTGTTTATGAGGGGAATTTTTATGCTGTTGATCGATATGGTGAGACTGTGAAATTTGATTCCTCGTTTAATGAGATGATGGTAGCTTCCAGATTATCCGGTGGTGATAGGAGGAAGACACGACTGGTGGAATCAGGAGGGCAGTTGTTTTTGGTTGATAGTAGTTCAGATTACTGTAAGAGTACCGAACTTGAAATGAAAATGTACCGATTGGATGAAGGAAAAAATGAGTGGATTGAAGTGAATACTTTGGGTGATCGAATTTTCTTTGCTGTTAACGACTGTTGCTTCTCTGTTTCGTCACGTGATTTTGGTGATCAGTACTGCAGAGGGAACTGCATTTACTATGTAAATGGAGCCGTGTATTATGACGATGAAGACAGTGATGATGACATGAGTTGTGGTTGTTGTTGCGGTTTTAGTGATAATGAAAGTGTTGCGGTTTATTTCGAAGGTTATGAGGAGTTTAACTACACTAGTAGCAAAATTAGTAATGACTCTGGTAGCAAATCAGTTGGTGTTAGAGAGGAAAAAGTGGTAAATATATATGAAGGAGTACTTGATAATAACACCGGTGTGTGTACCATAAAAGATGGTAAACTTGGATCGCTGTTATCATCCCTTGATTATGCAGAAATTTTATGGCCACCGCCATCTTGGCTTAATGGTGTGGATCAGCTTCCTTCACCTGCTCAT GGACAAACAAGGATGAGGTAG
- the LOC107858275 gene encoding F-box protein At2g17036-like produces the protein MNRAKMRSVEWEDFPPELWGEIAEKLSQNEIDQLRSKVLSRKLSTLSRFRRIYGTCRFKRGFLIKVSKPLSGDKLCLESLLTLETKVENRAKSCGSVLNLWNLRVTELSKVFYTSGKETGIRLLQIIRDGEQLAAMAIRDDMELYCYKSGDTEWRNEEELCGDCHDIITKRRQFCVVDTEGRTCLFVDTEISPAMVDNPNNFITSKWLVESCGELFLVELYNEKPKLYRLNMEQKAWIQVESLGDRIFFLCENSSFSLSAQEFPGCKGNCVCFPEGGLKDHDERLRFCGPETKVYDLEMGRLGGITSFPEHLEIFWPPPKWLENPSLLTLALLRTKM, from the exons ATGAATAGAGCAAAGATGAGATCAGTCGAATGGGAAGATTTTCCTCCAGAATTATGGGGTGAGATTGCAGAGAAACTATCCCAGAACGAGATTGATCAACTCC GAAGCAAAGTTTTGTCGAGAAAATTATCTACCTTGTCCAGATTCCGGAGGATTTATGGAACTTGCCGTTTTAAACGAGGCTTCCTCATCAAGGTTAGTAAGCCATTATCAGGCGACAAACTTTGCCTTGAGAGTCTTCTTACCCTTGAAACTAAAGTGGAAAACAGAGCAAAATCATGTGGTAGCGTACTGAATTTGTGGAATCTTCGAGTTACTGAATTGTCTAAGGTGTTTTATACGTCTGGAAAAGAAACCGGAATAAGATTGTTGCAGATCATCAGGGATGGCGAACAATTGGCGGCAATGGCTATTCGTGATGATATGGAACTCTATTGTTATAAATCAGGAGATACGGAGTGGAGGAACGAAGAAGAGTTATGCGGTGATTGCCATGATATTATCACCAAACGTCGACAGTTTTGTGTCGTTGACACAGAAGGAAGGACATGCCTTTTCGTTGACACGGAAATTTCACCTGCCATGGTCGATAATCCGAACAATTTCATTACCTCGAAATGGTTAGTGGAATCATGTGGGGAGCTATTTCTGGTTGAGCTCTATAATGAGAAGCCTAAACTTTACAGGTTAAACATGGAACAGAAGGCCTGGATTCAAGTGGAAAGTTTGGGCGATCGCATATTTTTCCTTTGTGAAAATAGCTCCTTCTCTCTATCTGCTCAAGAATTTCCAGGATGTAAAGGTAATTGTGTATGCTTCCCAGAAGGAGGACTAAAAGATCATGATGAACGCTTGAGATTTTGTGGACCTGAGACTAAAGTTTATGACCTCGAGATGGGGAGGTTAGGCGGAATAACGTCATTTCCCGAGCATCTTGAGATATTCTGGCCTCCACCTAAATGGCTTGAGAACCCTAGTCTCCTCACTTTAGCATTGTTGAGGACAAAAATGTGA